One window of the Triticum dicoccoides isolate Atlit2015 ecotype Zavitan chromosome 3B, WEW_v2.0, whole genome shotgun sequence genome contains the following:
- the LOC119280554 gene encoding putative E3 ubiquitin-protein ligase SINA-like 6 — MDSGTSSKRRVEAPGEGESSGKRQNVTMGMDALDCPVCFHPLRPPIYQCSVGHFICSSCRPKLVHNNCHLCSAETTFKRCLGMERLMESVMVACSNAKHGCAEKLTYYQKEEHEKACPSAPCFCPVSSCSFAGPTDALLEHCASQHKWPCTTIKYSEDVNFSLEPGLHFLRIKDREIFLLNVALEAFRHAISVVCIQPKATNSKFKCRMSYGSFLTDYYQISVYKIRSSSLSDGLPKGYNLILPKDEIADDGKGTLLTFSIDDPNPKVKAREPICLKPVNRAMDQSCSVFQMLFVTSEMGYVDHTPERTKLPLRLPSYLSISTKPCICSTSLRAPPAGAARSTAATSSLRV, encoded by the exons ATGGATAGTGGTACCTCTAGCAAGAGACGAGTAGAAGCCCCGGGAGAGGGGGAGAGCAGCGGCAAGAGGCAGAATGTCACCATGGGGATGGACGCCCTCGACTGCCCCGTCTGCTTTCATCCCCTCAGACCTCCTATATACCAG TGTTCTGTGGGGCATTTCATATGCTCTTCTTGCCGTCCCAAGCTCGTGCACAACAATTGTCACTTATGCTCTGCTGAAACTACCTTCAAGCGCTGTTTAGGGATGGAACGTCTCATGGAATCAGTCATGGTCGCTTGCTCCAATGCAAAACATGGATGCGCAGAGAAGCTCACCTACTACCAGAAAGAAGAGCACGAGAAGGCATGCCCGAGCGCCCCATGTTTCTGCCCGGTGTCCAGCTGCAGCTTTGCAGGGCCAACAGACGCCCTCCTTGAACATTGCGCCTCCCAGCACAAGTGGCCGTGTACAACCATCAAATACTCCGAAGATGTTAACTTCAGCCTAGAACCAGGTCTACATTTTCTTCGTATCAAAGACAGGGAAATTTTCCTGCTCAATGTGGCACTAGAGGCATTCAGGCATGCCATCTCTGTCGTCTGCATCCAACCTAAAGCTACAAACTCCAAGTTCAAGTGTAGGATGTCCTATGGTTCCTTTTTGACAGACTATTATCAGATATCAGTTTACAAGATACGAAGCTCATCGTTGTCTGACGGGCTACCGAAGGGATACAACTTAATTCTGCCCAAAGATGAGATAGCTGATGATGGAAAGGGTACCTTGCTTACGTTCTCCATTGATGATCCTAATCCTAAAGTAAAGGCGCGTGAGCCCATATGTCTGAAACCAGT GAATCGTGCCATGGACCAAAGTTGCTCAGTGTTTCAAATGCTCTTTGTAACAAGTGAAATGGGTTACGTTGATCAT ACACCAGAAAGGACCAAACTGCCTCTAAGGCTACCTAGTTATTTGTCGATTTCGACCAAGCCGTGCATCTGCTCGACGTCGCTAAGAGCACCACCTGCTGGTGCGGCACGCTCTACCGCTGCCACCTCTTCTTTACGCGTTTGA